One stretch of Arachis hypogaea cultivar Tifrunner chromosome 20, arahy.Tifrunner.gnm2.J5K5, whole genome shotgun sequence DNA includes these proteins:
- the LOC112786408 gene encoding receptor-like cytoplasmic kinase 176, producing MASFKELSMGGVVLNNSRRNSSEERKKKGDEDDLGFKRKLKLWFGCMTLMIMRSKAKDSASDHKYKADGIEEKIIGPIPSTPTNSPIINEERVVNPKSFTYKQLKLATKNFKREHFLGEGGFGSVYKGWLSRDDAMTPTKPGMGIPVAIKSLNQFGLQGHQEWLAEVNYLSQLKHPNLVKLIGFCNEDDKMLLVYEFMPRGSLESHLFRRAVVFPWSIRVRIMLDAAKGLAYLHEKTQNKNAVIFRDFKTSNVLLDTEFHAKLSDFGFARDGPEGDKTHISTRVMGTHGYAAPEYVMNGHLSTKSDVYSFGVVMLEMVTGRKVIDRQRPHSEMNLVRWALPLIRDNGRNSHILLIDPRLHGHYSAKASLKALKLASRCLRFNPSMRPTMDSVVQSIINFPQEASPLPIPPPPPPHLNTNSNKYGLVSSASASRTNVPTRFQASPCHLNHHHQAHVASTSSTPPRPNVRIDQRR from the exons ATGGCAAGTTTTAAGGAACTCTCAATGGGTGGAGTAGTCTTGAATAATTCGAGAAGAAATTCAtcagaggaaagaaagaagaaaggtgaTGAAGATGATTTAGGGTTTAAAAGAAAACTCAAACTTTGGTTTGGTTGCATGACACTGATGATCATGAGATCAAAAGCAAAAGATTCTGCGAGTGATCACAAATATAAAGCAGATG GAATAGAGGAGAAAATTATTGGTCCCATACCATCAACTCCAACCAATTCACCAATTATTAATGAAGAAAGGGTGGTTAATCCAAAAAGCTTTACATACAAACAGCTTAAATTGgcaacaaaaaattttaagagagagCATTTTCTTGGTGAGGGAGGATTTGGAAGTGTCTACAAAGGATGGCTTAGTAGAGATGATGCTATGACTCCAACAAAACCTGGAATGGGGATCCCTGTTGCtataaaatctctcaaccaattTGGTCTTCAGGGCCATCAAGAATGGCTG GCTGAAGTAAACTATCTGAGTCAGCTAAAGCACCCAAATTTAGTGAAACTAATTGGATTTTGCAATGAAGATGATAAGATGCTGCTTGTTTATGAGTTCATGCCTCGTGGAAGCCTTGAATCCCATCTCTTTAGGA GAGCTGTGGTGTTTCCATGGTCCATCAGAGTGAGAATAATGCTTGATGCTGCAAAGGGACTTGCATATCTTCATGAGAAGACTCAGAATAAGAATGCAGTCATTTTTCGAGACTTCAAGACTTCTAATGTTCTCTTGGACacg GAGTTCCATGCAAAGCTATCGGACTTTGGTTTTGCAAGGGATGGACCTGAGGGAGATAAAACTCACATATCAACTAGAGTCATGGGAACCCATGGCTATGCTGCCCCAGAATATGTCATGAATG GGCACCTGAGCACGAAGAGTGATGTGTATAGTTTTGGAGTGGTGATGCTAGAGATGGTGACAGGAAGGAAGGTGATAGACAGACAGAGGCCACATAGTGAGATGAACTTGGTGAGATGGGCACTGCCCTTAATAAGGGACAATGGAAGGAACAGCCATATACTCCTCATTGACCCAAGGCTTCATGGGCATTACTCCGCAAAGGCTTCCCTTAAGGCACTTAAGTTGGCCTCTCGCTGCCTCCGCTTCAACCCTTCCATGAGACCTACCATGGATTCAGTTGTTCAATCCATCATCAACTTCCCTCAAGAAGCCTCACCTCTTCcaattcctcctcctcctcctcctcatcttaaTACTAACTCCAACAAGTATGGTCTTGtttcttctgcttctgcttccagGACCAACGTGCCCACTCGCTTTCAGGCTTCGCCGTGCCacctcaaccaccaccaccaagcTCATGTTGCTTCAACTTCATCAACTCCACCAAGGCCTAATGTTAGAATTGATCAAAGgcgttga
- the LOC112784481 gene encoding uncharacterized protein yields the protein MASVCCFTSSLVPLHRPIHQFSSFLTIPNNKNTSATASAIVPSTSMKNSKTVWIWTTTQHVMTSALERGWNTFLFSSPHQNLAHHWSSVAVIFPLFVGEGEILDGQGKRVASVIDVSTPEELERLRPEDEQSENIVVNLLDWQVIPAENIIAAFHNSQKRVFAISNSTSEAKIFLEALEHGLDGIVLKVEDVEHVLELKEYFDKRAEESNLLSLTKATVTRIQVAGMGDRVCVDLCSLMKPGEGLMVGSFARGLFLVHSECLESNYIASRPFRVNAGPVHAYVAVPGGRTCYLSELKSGKEVIVVDQQGRQRVAIVGRVKIETRPLILVEAKRDSDSQTVSILLQNAETVALICPPQGEALSKTAVPVTSLKVGDEILLRVQGGARHTGIEIQEFIGRN from the exons ATGGCTTCAGTGTGTTGTTTCACTTCATCACTTGTTCCTCTACATCGCCCCATTCATCAATTCTCTTCATTTCTCACAATCCCAAATAACAAAAATACATCTGCAACTGCAAGTGCCATTGTTCCTTCAACCTCAATGAAGAACTCAAAGACCGTGTGGATATGGACCACTACCCAGCACGTCATGACTTCTGCTCTTGAGAGAGGATGGAACACTTTCCTCTTCTCCTCTCCCCATCAAAACCTTGCTCACCATTGGTCCT CCGTTGCAGTAATATTCCCCCTTTTTGTTGGTGAAGGAGAGATTTTGGATGGACAAGGTAAAAGGGTAGCCTCAGTCATTGATGTTTCGACTCCAGAGGAACTAGAGCGCCTTAGACCTGAGGATGAGCAATCAGAGAACATTGTAGTTAATCTGTTGGATTGGCAG GTAATACCTGCAGAGAATATAATCGCCGCATTTCATAACAGCCAGAAGAGAGTGTTTGCGATCTCCAATAGTACATCCGAAGCCAAGATTTTTCTTGAG GCACTTGAACATGGTTTAGATGGAATAGTCTTAAAAGTAGAAGATGTCGAACATGTTCTTGAGCTAAAG GAATATTTTGACAAAAGAGCCGAAGAAAGCAATCTACTGAGCTTGACCAAAGCCACCGTGACACGCATTCAGGTGGCTGGAATGGGGGATCGTGTTTGTGTAGATCTTTGCAGTCTTATGAAACCTGGTGAAGGACTTATG GTTGGATCTTTCGCTAGAGGATTATTTCTTGTTCACTCAGAATGCTTGGAATCAAATTATATTGCAAGCAGGCCTTTTCGGGTGAATGCT GGACCAGTACATGCCTATGTTGCTGTTCCTGGAGGAAGAACGTGCTACCTGTCAGAACTGAAATCAGGAAAAGAAGTTATTGTAGTTGATCAGCAGGGCCGGCAACGAGTCGCAATTGTCGGGCGTGTTAAGATAGAGACTAGACCGCTAATCCTCGTGGAGGCAAAG AGAGACTCAGATAGTCAAACTGTCAGCATCCTTTTGCAGAATGCAGAAACCGTAGCCTTGATTTGTCCGCCGCAAG GTGAAGCCCTGTCAAAAACAGCTGTTCCGGTGACATCACTCAAAGTCGGAGACGAAATTCTGTTACGAGTGCAAGGAGGGGCTCGGCATACAGGAATAGAGATTCAAGAATTCATA GGGAGGAACTAG